A genomic region of Colletotrichum destructivum chromosome 5, complete sequence contains the following coding sequences:
- a CDS encoding Putative aminoglycoside phosphotransferase, protein kinase-like domain superfamily encodes MNDQHYKQRMDFVESILQSNGLQAESIVPVEYDINSPFPYNNFIYRVTLLSPTTTAITFKSSQSGDPQPGTVPCPADTASLIVRLANSDPRTGINNTHRVESEVAFMTLVRQALAGSKYSCIVPDVYMWSGVSSGQGISVQKCMPGTIPERGGFEDFSLQDKTVLLGQMADILALLQNYTVPETVSKYGGLRFDENGNVISGQMTMFTGEPSLTYRDFLRGIFKVKLEEADNNPVIQGWKQNGIRARLDDFIDHRLEGLLGDDEPQKVLIHADLTTNNLLFDPSTLRVTALLDFDFSYVGTVADEFMGFSFGNLCGGTLPGPFESGTQLALRRAMLTGFPETHLVVGSSEVQWDIAETWDKELARAGAARPCKISRFEEIANIYWLQDRVSPFELDNPMMRKRMTAEQLEETRSRTENLIAEFLGRTSLSSDTSSEGNNL; translated from the exons ATGAACGATCAACACTACAAGCAACGCATGGACTTCGTCGAGTCTATTCTCCAGTCGAATGGTCTACAA GCAGAGAGCATTGTGCCTGTTGAATATGACATCAATAGCCCGTTTCCCTATAACAACTTCATATACCGCGTCACTCTTTTGTCTCCCACCACTACCGCAATCACCTTCAAATCCTCCCAATCCGGTGACCCTCAACCAGGCACCGTGCCATGCCCAGCCGATACAGCGTCCCTTATTGTCAGGCTAGCCAATTCAGACCCTCGGACCGGTATCAACAACACCCATCGTGTCGAAAGTGAAGTTGCTTTCATGACCCTCGTACGACAAGCACTTGCGGGGTCCAAGTACAGCTGCATCGTCCCTGACGTTTACATGTGGAGCGGTGTATCTAGTGGTCAAGGTATTAGTGTCCAAAAGTGCATGCCTGGAACCATACctgagaggggggggtttgAGGATTTCTCCCTGCAGGATAAGACAGTCCTTCTTGGTCAGATGGCCGATATTCTAGCTCTACTGCAGAACTACACCGTTCCGGAGACTGTAAGCAAATATGGAGGCCTGAGGTTTGATGAAAACGGGAATGTTATCAGTGGGCAGATGACCATGTTTACAGGAGAGCCTTCTTTAACGTACAGGGACTTCCTGCGTGGTATATTCAAAGTCAAGCTTGAGGAGGCGGATAACAACCCTGTCATACAAGGGTGGAAGCAAAATGGGATTCGGGCGAGACTTGATGATTTCATTGACCATCGTCTCGAGGGGCTcttgggcgacgacgaaccccAGAAGGTTCTCATTCACGCTGATCTCA CTACGAATAACCTGCTTTTTGATCCCAGCACGCTCCGGGTAACTGCGCTGCTGGATTTCGACTTCTCCTACGTCGGTACGGTGGCAGATGAGTTCATGGGGTTCTCTTTCGGCAATCTGTGTGGTGGTACACTTCCAGGGCCATTTGAGAGCGGGACTCAGCTCGCCCTTCGCCGTGCGATGCTCACTGGGTTTCCGGAGACTCACTTGGTGGTTGGCTCTTCGGAGGTTCAATGGGATATCGCAGAAACCTGGGACAAGGAGCTTGCCCGCGCGGGTGCAGCCAGGCCTTGCAAAATCTCTCGCTTCGAGGAGATTGCGAACATTTACTGGCTTCAGGACAGAGTGAGCCCCTTTGAGTTGGACAATCCAATGATGAGGAAGCGGATGACAGCAGAACAACTAGAGGAGACTCGGAGCAGGACGGAGAATTTGATTGCTGAGTTCTTGGGACGCACAAGCCTGTCTTCTGATACTAGTTCAGAGGGCAACAACCTGTAG